The following proteins are co-located in the Salinigranum halophilum genome:
- a CDS encoding response regulator — MLPADGACLLVFEDNPGDVHLIEEGVAAAPTDVTVQVIANGTDAIEWLAADRRPVDFDLDLVLLDLNLPGRSGLEVLDALRDRASSHTPVVVLSSSENPEDIAAAYKAGANAYVMKPTDPDTFIETVVATMRFWIPEVTPSTHD; from the coding sequence GTGCTGCCAGCAGACGGGGCGTGCCTCCTCGTCTTCGAGGACAACCCCGGCGACGTCCACCTCATTGAGGAGGGCGTCGCGGCTGCGCCGACCGACGTCACAGTTCAGGTCATTGCCAACGGGACAGACGCGATCGAGTGGCTCGCCGCCGACCGTCGCCCCGTCGACTTCGACCTCGACCTCGTATTGCTCGACCTGAACCTCCCGGGCCGGTCCGGACTCGAGGTCCTCGACGCGCTTCGTGACCGCGCGTCGAGCCACACGCCCGTAGTCGTCCTGTCGAGTTCGGAAAACCCAGAGGATATTGCCGCCGCATACAAAGCAGGAGCTAACGCCTACGTTATGAAGCCAACCGACCCGGACACGTTCATCGAGACTGTCGTCGCGACGATGCGGTTCTGGATTCCGGAGGTGACCCCTTCGACACATGACTGA
- a CDS encoding hybrid sensor histidine kinase/response regulator produces MTDVAPERILLVEDNESDARLIEEYLREEHWPGLEGRPELHRVERLDGALATAGEEVDLVLLDLELPDSSGLETLAAMLDASGDEPVVVLTGLDDERVGIEAVERGAQDYVIKSDLTPKLLRRTLQYAVERERRERELARRNEELALLNRIVRHDIKNDVSVIIGWGDRLHDHVDPAGEEYLEFIINSGQHINGIAQTVGDFLEMLESDSDPDLHAVDLGRLLETEIAKIQSTHEDAVVTVDSALPHGIDVAATELLTSVFGNLLTNAVVHNDTDAPEVVVSVTVDPDTVTVRIADNGPGIPDSRKDVIFGRGEMGLESPGSGLGLYLVDTLVDIYDGSVHVEDRTQVEDSQGEEYVDTTPTDTDGDSPTGSVLVVTLDRARDEPSRQTFG; encoded by the coding sequence ATGACTGACGTGGCACCCGAACGAATCCTGCTCGTCGAGGACAACGAAAGCGACGCACGCCTCATCGAGGAGTACCTCCGAGAGGAACACTGGCCCGGCCTCGAGGGGAGGCCCGAACTCCACCGGGTCGAACGCTTGGACGGGGCCCTTGCCACAGCTGGTGAGGAGGTCGATCTCGTCTTGCTCGACCTCGAACTCCCGGACAGTTCGGGGCTGGAAACCCTTGCGGCGATGCTCGACGCCTCCGGCGATGAACCGGTCGTCGTGCTCACTGGTCTCGATGACGAACGCGTCGGAATCGAGGCCGTCGAACGTGGGGCCCAAGACTACGTCATCAAGTCGGACCTCACGCCGAAACTCCTCAGACGGACACTCCAGTACGCCGTCGAGCGCGAACGTCGCGAACGGGAACTTGCCCGCCGAAACGAGGAACTCGCGCTGTTGAACCGCATCGTCCGGCACGACATCAAGAACGACGTCTCGGTCATCATCGGCTGGGGTGACCGCCTTCACGACCACGTCGACCCGGCGGGCGAGGAGTACCTCGAGTTCATCATCAATTCCGGACAGCACATCAACGGAATCGCCCAGACCGTCGGCGACTTCCTCGAGATGCTCGAATCCGATAGCGACCCCGACCTCCACGCCGTCGACCTCGGTCGACTGCTCGAGACCGAGATCGCAAAAATCCAGTCGACACACGAGGACGCGGTCGTCACTGTCGACAGCGCTCTCCCACACGGGATCGACGTCGCAGCGACTGAACTCCTCACCTCCGTCTTCGGCAACCTCCTGACGAACGCCGTCGTCCACAACGATACGGACGCGCCCGAGGTCGTCGTGTCAGTCACAGTCGACCCCGACACCGTGACGGTTCGAATCGCCGACAACGGCCCGGGTATCCCCGACAGTCGCAAGGACGTCATCTTCGGCCGCGGCGAGATGGGGTTGGAGAGCCCCGGGTCCGGTCTCGGGCTCTATCTGGTCGACACACTCGTCGACATATACGACGGCTCCGTCCACGTCGAGGACCGCACCCAGGTCGAAGACAGCCAGGGAGAAGAATACGTGGACACGACCCCGACTGACACCGACGGAGACAGTCCAACGGGCAGCGTCCTCGTCGTCACGCTCGACCGGGCCCGCGACGAGCCGTCACGTCAGACGTTCGGATAG